Proteins found in one Synechococcus sp. LA31 genomic segment:
- the tgt gene encoding tRNA guanosine(34) transglycosylase Tgt yields the protein MFAFEITAHCPNTRARCGCFHTPHGVVKTPRFMPVGTLATVKGVTPAQLQATGAEMVLSNTFHLHLQPGEQIVADGGGLHRFMAWDGPMLTDSGGFQVFSLGDINTINDRGVVFRSPRDGARIDLTPERSMAIQMTLGADVAMAFDQCPPYPASESEVAAACRRTHAWLERCISSHTKADQALFGIVQGGCFPHLREESARVVSSMGLPGIAVGGVSVGEPAEEMHRIVRQVGPLLPEDKPHYLMGVGTLPEMAIAVANGFDVFDCVLPTRLGRHGAALVGGERWNLKNARFRHDHTPLDPSCPCPACTVHSRAYLHHLIKTDELLGKILLSLHNITQLVRFSSAMARAIRDGCFAEDFAPWKPDSPAAHTW from the coding sequence GTGTTCGCGTTTGAGATCACGGCCCACTGCCCGAACACCCGCGCCCGCTGCGGTTGCTTTCACACCCCCCATGGGGTTGTGAAAACACCGCGGTTCATGCCGGTGGGCACCCTGGCCACGGTGAAGGGTGTGACGCCCGCCCAGCTCCAGGCCACCGGCGCCGAGATGGTGCTCTCCAACACCTTTCATCTGCACCTGCAGCCCGGCGAGCAGATCGTGGCCGACGGCGGCGGCCTGCACCGCTTCATGGCCTGGGATGGGCCAATGCTCACCGACTCCGGCGGCTTCCAGGTGTTCAGCCTGGGCGACATCAACACCATCAACGACCGGGGCGTGGTGTTCCGCTCCCCCCGCGACGGCGCCCGCATCGACCTCACCCCCGAGCGCTCGATGGCGATCCAGATGACCCTGGGCGCCGATGTGGCGATGGCCTTCGATCAGTGCCCGCCCTATCCCGCCAGCGAAAGCGAGGTGGCCGCCGCCTGTCGCCGCACCCACGCCTGGCTGGAGCGCTGCATCAGCAGCCACACCAAAGCCGATCAGGCCCTGTTCGGCATCGTGCAGGGGGGCTGCTTCCCGCATCTACGCGAGGAATCGGCGCGGGTAGTGAGTTCCATGGGCTTGCCCGGTATTGCCGTGGGCGGGGTGAGCGTGGGCGAACCGGCTGAGGAGATGCACCGGATCGTGCGCCAGGTGGGGCCGCTGCTTCCCGAGGACAAACCTCACTACTTAATGGGGGTGGGCACCCTGCCGGAGATGGCGATCGCGGTGGCCAATGGCTTCGATGTCTTCGATTGCGTGCTGCCCACCCGCCTCGGCCGCCACGGCGCCGCGCTGGTCGGGGGCGAACGCTGGAACCTCAAGAACGCCCGCTTCCGCCACGACCACACCCCGCTTGATCCGAGCTGCCCGTGCCCGGCCTGCACGGTGCACAGCCGCGCCTACCTGCACCACCTGATCAAGACCGATGAACTGCTGGGCAAGATCCTGCTGAGCCTGCACAACATCACCCAGCTGGTGCGCTTCAGCAGCGCCATGGCACGCGCCATTCGCGACGGCTGTTTTGCAGAGGATTTCGCTCCCTGGAAACCCGACTCTCCAGCTGCACACACGTGGTAG
- a CDS encoding photosystem II reaction center protein K, producing MAAYALQTMAQLPEAYQAFGPLVDILPIIPVLFLLLAFVWQASVGFR from the coding sequence ATGGCCGCCTACGCCCTGCAGACCATGGCCCAGCTGCCCGAGGCCTATCAGGCCTTTGGGCCCCTAGTGGACATCCTGCCGATCATTCCGGTGCTGTTCCTGTTGCTGGCTTTTGTGTGGCAGGCCTCAGTGGGCTTCCGCTGA
- a CDS encoding WecB/TagA/CpsF family glycosyltransferase — protein MTQVLGVQVAVSPNVFAAALELKQRGGGQIVTLNAEMTMAAKADPALGSAIAHADLVIPDGAGVVWALGRQSYRVRRSPGIELARQLLVYAAAHRWRVALVGASPEVMDLLVARLQAEIPDLDVAFAIHGYQDPEQWPGIEQQLLAAQPDLVLAALGVPRQETWIQHLHPGQPGLWMGVGGSFDVWSGCKQRAPEWMGRLQIEWLYRLIQEPSRWRRMLALPAFAWAVLRRG, from the coding sequence GTGACCCAGGTGCTGGGCGTTCAGGTGGCTGTGAGCCCCAATGTGTTCGCGGCTGCCCTCGAGCTCAAGCAGCGCGGCGGCGGCCAGATCGTGACCCTCAATGCCGAGATGACCATGGCCGCCAAGGCCGATCCGGCCCTCGGCAGCGCCATCGCCCATGCAGATCTGGTGATTCCCGATGGCGCCGGTGTGGTGTGGGCTCTGGGCCGCCAGAGCTACCGGGTGCGCCGCAGTCCCGGCATTGAGCTGGCTCGCCAGCTCCTGGTGTATGCCGCCGCTCACCGCTGGCGGGTGGCCTTGGTGGGAGCAAGCCCAGAGGTGATGGATCTGCTGGTCGCGCGGCTGCAGGCCGAGATCCCTGATCTGGATGTGGCCTTTGCCATCCATGGCTACCAGGATCCTGAGCAATGGCCTGGCATCGAGCAGCAGTTGCTGGCGGCCCAACCGGATCTGGTGCTCGCGGCTCTCGGCGTGCCGCGCCAGGAAACCTGGATTCAGCACCTGCATCCCGGTCAGCCGGGGCTGTGGATGGGTGTGGGCGGCAGTTTTGATGTGTGGTCGGGCTGCAAGCAGCGCGCGCCCGAATGGATGGGGCGGCTGCAGATCGAATGGCTCTACCGCCTGATTCAGGAGCCCAGTCGCTGGCGGCGCATGCTCGCCCTTCCGGCCTTCGCCTGGGCGGTGCTGCGCAGGGGCTGA
- a CDS encoding glycoside hydrolase family 15 protein has translation MMLSSAPMAGPTEPMQLTAAEAWQRLQELDGQIEQVVLQRQDPITGLLPASTAHTVHGNYGDAWVRDCVYSIQCVWGLALAHRRLSGATTRVFELEQRVLQLMRGLLNAMLRQAHKVERFKHSLEPLDALHAKYDTASGAPVVPDHGWGHLQLDATALFLLQLAQLTRSGLVVVQTSHERDFLQNLVYYVARAYRVRDYGIWERGDKGNHGLPERNASSIGLVKAALEALEGLDLYGPHGNGQCSLHIPHDAIVRLRRALTGLLPRESASKEVDAACLSVIGYPAWAVEDPALVERTRTKIRNELGGPYGYKRFRRDGHQTVVEDHNRLHYEREELAQFEHIECEWPLFLAYELITACCEERWSEAWQWRERLDRVAVQVNGVPLLPELYVVPQDAVEAERRRPGSQARIPNDNVPLLWTQSLTWLGDLMLLGLLQPNDLDPSGRRLGYSVGAEQVLVSFVPAREHIATALEQAGLAVTRPSSVAIASSAELGERMAAVGANPRLGLSGHPPQRMETMATARLYRQSGTPLAFLPAVLEESTYYLSDDPELLVDAVENEISQLQRHWRGVGAPLLLIPVEEGPFQRSADSFLRLGERLRSGLVNGVAVQLAPLQELMEQASWAELPAHAQPQGQQRSQPAPALLRASTEQQPLTAEEEQELEESPLEHLTDRLWQSTSLPEQAELLEQLVHRLGLQAALSGPGGTATPQALLEEIYRRALADANWNVVRRCAGSLGLIHPQLEDALTDLLVRQKQVVVGRNYTNNSLLSQPTDSLGIAAMIQRFSGEDGREWMLQQELLLALDGVARREPALLSGSLTLQLGQLLLLLTSELAGERDLTPIEAFEALCDEPPHAICRRLRQVLQDVEHAKAALQRKEQLHVSGRVRWEAPDPLEELPKSGCWLKHRQRMGALQIVPRNFHPGIWELLHHCRGLVIGDKLERRNRLESALLKEKTPGERNFATHVEHLLSKIEAAEYRRLCVETLITLIAFVDANPQVGFDDDLALDVVIGHAVRVGWQQQHPEQAAANYPSHKAEAWDGFYRSSPAQCRRWQLLALKELAELQPA, from the coding sequence ATGATGCTCAGCAGCGCACCCATGGCCGGCCCAACGGAGCCCATGCAGCTCACAGCAGCCGAAGCCTGGCAGCGCCTGCAGGAGCTCGATGGTCAGATCGAGCAGGTGGTGCTGCAGCGCCAGGATCCGATCACCGGCCTCTTGCCCGCCAGCACGGCTCACACCGTGCACGGCAACTACGGCGATGCCTGGGTGCGCGACTGCGTGTATTCGATTCAGTGCGTGTGGGGGCTAGCCCTGGCGCACCGCCGCCTGAGCGGTGCCACCACCCGTGTGTTTGAACTGGAGCAGCGGGTGCTGCAGCTGATGCGCGGCCTGCTCAACGCCATGCTGCGCCAAGCCCACAAGGTGGAGCGCTTCAAACACAGCCTTGAACCGCTCGACGCACTGCACGCCAAATACGACACCGCTAGCGGCGCACCGGTAGTGCCGGATCACGGCTGGGGCCATCTGCAGCTCGATGCCACCGCTCTCTTTCTGCTGCAGCTGGCGCAGCTCACCCGCTCCGGCCTGGTGGTGGTGCAGACCAGCCATGAGCGCGACTTCCTGCAAAACCTGGTGTACTACGTGGCGCGGGCCTACCGGGTCCGGGATTACGGCATCTGGGAGCGGGGCGACAAGGGCAACCACGGCCTACCGGAGCGCAACGCCAGCTCGATCGGCCTGGTGAAAGCCGCACTGGAAGCCCTGGAGGGCCTTGACCTCTACGGCCCCCACGGCAACGGCCAGTGCAGCCTTCACATTCCCCACGACGCCATCGTGCGCCTGCGCCGCGCCCTCACGGGCCTGCTGCCGCGCGAATCGGCCAGCAAGGAGGTGGATGCCGCCTGCCTCTCGGTGATCGGCTACCCCGCCTGGGCCGTGGAGGATCCAGCCCTGGTGGAGCGCACCCGCACCAAGATCCGCAACGAGCTGGGCGGGCCCTACGGCTACAAGCGCTTCCGCCGGGACGGCCACCAGACCGTGGTGGAAGACCACAACCGACTTCATTACGAACGGGAAGAGCTGGCCCAGTTCGAGCACATCGAATGCGAGTGGCCGCTGTTTCTGGCCTACGAATTGATCACCGCCTGCTGTGAGGAGCGCTGGAGCGAGGCCTGGCAGTGGCGCGAACGGCTCGACCGGGTGGCGGTGCAGGTGAACGGCGTGCCGCTGCTGCCTGAGCTTTACGTGGTGCCACAAGACGCTGTGGAGGCAGAGCGGCGCCGGCCCGGCAGCCAGGCGCGCATCCCCAATGACAACGTGCCGCTGCTCTGGACCCAGAGCCTCACCTGGCTGGGTGATCTGATGCTCCTGGGCCTGCTCCAACCCAACGACCTCGACCCCAGCGGACGCCGGCTCGGCTACAGCGTTGGCGCCGAGCAGGTGCTGGTGAGCTTCGTGCCGGCGCGGGAGCACATCGCCACAGCCCTGGAGCAGGCCGGCCTGGCGGTCACCCGCCCGAGCTCGGTGGCGATCGCCAGCTCGGCGGAGCTGGGCGAACGCATGGCGGCGGTGGGGGCCAACCCACGCCTGGGGCTGAGCGGTCACCCGCCGCAGCGGATGGAAACGATGGCGACCGCCCGGCTCTACCGCCAAAGCGGCACCCCCTTGGCCTTCCTGCCGGCGGTGCTCGAGGAGAGCACCTACTACCTCTCCGACGACCCCGAGTTGCTGGTGGATGCGGTGGAGAACGAGATCAGCCAGCTCCAGCGCCATTGGCGGGGTGTGGGTGCACCGTTGCTGTTGATCCCGGTGGAGGAAGGCCCCTTCCAGCGCAGCGCCGACTCCTTCCTGCGCCTGGGCGAGCGACTACGCAGCGGGCTGGTGAATGGTGTGGCCGTGCAACTGGCTCCGCTTCAGGAGCTGATGGAGCAGGCCAGTTGGGCCGAGCTACCGGCCCATGCCCAACCCCAGGGACAACAGCGCAGCCAGCCGGCGCCAGCTCTGCTGCGGGCCAGCACCGAGCAGCAACCACTCACCGCTGAAGAAGAGCAGGAGCTAGAGGAATCACCGCTCGAACACCTCACCGATCGCCTCTGGCAAAGCACCTCCCTGCCGGAGCAGGCGGAGCTGCTCGAGCAACTGGTGCATCGCCTCGGGCTTCAAGCAGCCCTGAGCGGGCCAGGCGGCACCGCCACACCCCAGGCCCTGCTCGAAGAGATCTACCGCCGCGCTCTGGCCGATGCCAACTGGAACGTGGTGCGCCGCTGCGCTGGCTCGCTGGGCCTGATTCACCCCCAGCTCGAAGATGCCCTCACCGATCTTCTGGTGCGCCAGAAGCAAGTGGTGGTGGGGCGCAACTACACCAACAACTCACTGCTGAGCCAACCCACCGACAGCCTGGGAATCGCCGCGATGATTCAGCGCTTCAGCGGTGAAGACGGCCGCGAATGGATGCTGCAGCAGGAGCTGCTGCTGGCCCTCGATGGAGTGGCCCGGCGCGAACCCGCCCTGCTCAGCGGCAGCCTCACCCTGCAATTGGGTCAGCTGCTGCTCCTGCTCACCAGCGAACTGGCCGGGGAGCGCGATCTCACACCGATCGAAGCCTTCGAAGCGCTCTGCGATGAGCCACCCCATGCGATCTGCCGGCGCTTAAGGCAGGTGCTGCAAGACGTGGAACATGCCAAGGCGGCGCTGCAGCGCAAAGAGCAGCTGCATGTGAGCGGCCGGGTGCGCTGGGAAGCCCCCGACCCGCTCGAGGAGCTGCCCAAGAGTGGCTGCTGGCTCAAGCACCGCCAGCGCATGGGTGCACTGCAGATCGTGCCGCGCAACTTCCACCCCGGCATCTGGGAGCTGCTGCACCACTGCCGCGGCCTGGTGATCGGCGACAAGCTTGAGCGCCGCAACCGACTCGAGAGCGCCCTGCTGAAGGAGAAAACCCCCGGCGAGCGCAACTTCGCCACCCACGTGGAGCACCTACTCAGCAAGATTGAAGCCGCGGAATACCGGCGGCTGTGCGTGGAAACGTTGATCACGCTGATCGCCTTCGTGGATGCCAATCCCCAGGTGGGCTTCGACGACGACCTGGCCCTCGATGTGGTGATCGGCCACGCCGTGCGGGTGGGGTGGCAGCAGCAACATCCCGAACAAGCCGCCGCGAATTACCCCTCCCACAAGGCCGAAGCTTGGGATGGCTTCTACCGCTCTTCACCGGCCCAGTGCCGCCGCTGGCAGCTGCTGGCGCTCAAGGAGCTGGCGGAACTGCAACCGGCCTAG
- a CDS encoding Gfo/Idh/MocA family protein, producing the protein MQPVRVGVVGIGNMGWHHARVLSLLRDAELVGVADPDPHRGKLAVEQFGCRWFAGYEEMLSEVEAVCIAVPTLLHHRVGMACFNAGVHVLIEKPIAATQEEATQLSAAAEKAGRLLQVGHIERFNPAFRELVKVVANEEVVVLEARRHSPNPDRANDVSVVLDLMIHDIDLVLELAGSKVVRLAAAGGRSAEGPIDYVNATLGFANGVVASLTASKMAHRKIRSLSAHCRSALVETDFLNRSLQIHRRTQLSFTADHGELLYRNDGFIEEVSTSPVDPLVAELEHFLQCIRGEEQPAVDGPQASRALLLADLIEQCVEQPTLCMTLAQPI; encoded by the coding sequence ATGCAGCCGGTTCGCGTTGGAGTGGTCGGAATCGGAAATATGGGCTGGCACCACGCCCGGGTGCTGAGCCTGCTGCGCGATGCCGAGCTGGTGGGTGTGGCCGATCCCGATCCACACCGAGGAAAGCTGGCGGTGGAGCAATTCGGCTGCCGCTGGTTCGCCGGCTACGAGGAGATGCTCAGCGAGGTGGAGGCGGTGTGCATCGCTGTCCCCACCCTGTTGCATCACCGCGTGGGCATGGCCTGCTTTAACGCCGGCGTGCACGTGCTGATCGAGAAGCCGATCGCTGCCACCCAGGAGGAGGCCACCCAGCTCAGCGCTGCTGCCGAGAAAGCCGGCCGCTTGCTGCAAGTGGGGCACATCGAGCGCTTCAACCCTGCCTTCCGCGAGTTGGTGAAGGTGGTGGCTAACGAGGAGGTGGTTGTGCTGGAGGCGCGTCGCCACAGCCCCAATCCCGATCGCGCCAACGATGTGTCGGTGGTGCTGGATCTGATGATTCACGACATCGACCTGGTGCTCGAATTGGCCGGCTCCAAGGTGGTGCGCCTGGCCGCCGCCGGTGGCCGCAGCGCCGAGGGTCCGATCGACTACGTGAATGCCACCCTTGGTTTTGCCAATGGTGTGGTGGCCAGCCTCACGGCCAGCAAGATGGCGCACCGCAAGATCCGCAGCCTTTCGGCCCACTGCCGCAGTGCGCTGGTGGAAACGGATTTCCTCAACCGCAGCCTTCAGATTCACCGCCGCACCCAGCTGTCATTCACGGCTGATCACGGCGAGCTCCTCTACCGCAACGACGGCTTCATCGAAGAGGTGAGCACCTCGCCGGTGGATCCGCTGGTGGCGGAGTTAGAGCACTTTCTTCAATGCATTCGGGGTGAGGAGCAGCCGGCGGTGGATGGTCCCCAGGCCTCCCGCGCCCTGCTGCTGGCGGATCTGATTGAGCAGTGCGTGGAGCAGCCCACGCTCTGCATGACCCTCGCCCAGCCGATCTAG
- a CDS encoding hemolysin family protein: MRFLAPAALLVLLAFFAASEFALIRLRPTRVQLLEADGERGATAVARLQRRLRRALLATQLGMTLALVALGWSGRGLAERWGSGAAGRWLGQAWLDVLVFVALVLVATLLGGLVPKAWVLHRPEATALRLAPVLEAVMRSLGPLLVLLERLGNGLLRLLGLPRNWDELVPALSAGELETLIESNSVIGLMPDERDMLEGLFSLRDTQVREVMVPRSGMVTLPLEVRFAELMEAVHSTHHARFPVIGTSLDDVRGLLDLRRLAEPIAKGLLRSDSPLAPYVTPVTKVQETTPLAELLPVIRSGEPLLLVVDEHGGTEGLVTISDLTSEIVGDEEDPENPEDDLQQLQEHSWLVAGDLEIYELNRELSLQLPESDEHHTLAGFLLERLQHIPSPGESLRWKGHQFLIMAMDGPRIERVEITRRAIEPESDDT; the protein is encoded by the coding sequence ATGCGATTCCTGGCACCGGCAGCCCTGCTGGTTCTGCTGGCCTTCTTCGCTGCCTCGGAATTCGCCCTGATCCGGCTGCGGCCCACGCGGGTGCAATTGCTCGAGGCCGATGGTGAGCGAGGTGCCACGGCGGTCGCGAGGCTGCAGCGCCGCCTGCGCCGGGCCCTGCTGGCCACTCAGCTCGGGATGACTCTGGCCCTCGTGGCCCTCGGTTGGAGCGGCCGCGGGTTGGCGGAACGCTGGGGCAGCGGTGCGGCTGGCCGCTGGTTGGGGCAGGCCTGGCTGGATGTACTGGTGTTTGTGGCTCTGGTGCTGGTGGCCACGTTGCTCGGTGGCCTGGTGCCCAAGGCCTGGGTGCTGCATCGCCCTGAGGCAACGGCCTTGCGTCTGGCGCCGGTGCTCGAGGCAGTGATGCGCAGCCTGGGCCCATTGCTCGTGCTGCTCGAACGGCTTGGCAATGGCCTGTTGCGTCTGCTGGGGCTGCCGCGCAACTGGGATGAGTTGGTGCCGGCGCTCTCGGCTGGAGAGCTGGAAACCCTGATCGAATCCAACAGCGTGATCGGGCTGATGCCCGACGAGCGCGACATGCTGGAGGGCCTCTTTTCCCTGCGCGACACCCAAGTGCGCGAGGTGATGGTGCCCCGCTCCGGCATGGTCACCCTGCCGCTGGAGGTGCGCTTTGCGGAGTTGATGGAAGCAGTGCACAGCACCCATCACGCCCGCTTCCCCGTGATCGGCACCTCCCTTGATGATGTGCGCGGCCTGCTCGATCTGCGTCGCCTGGCAGAGCCGATCGCTAAGGGGCTACTGCGCAGTGATTCACCCCTGGCGCCTTACGTCACCCCGGTCACCAAGGTGCAGGAAACCACCCCTTTGGCTGAGTTGCTCCCCGTGATCCGCAGCGGCGAGCCGCTGCTGTTGGTGGTGGATGAGCACGGCGGCACCGAGGGCCTGGTGACGATTTCCGATCTCACCAGCGAGATCGTTGGCGACGAGGAAGACCCGGAAAACCCGGAAGACGACCTGCAGCAACTGCAGGAGCACAGCTGGCTGGTGGCTGGTGATTTGGAGATCTACGAGCTCAACCGTGAACTGAGCCTGCAGTTGCCCGAATCCGATGAGCACCACACCCTGGCCGGCTTCCTGCTGGAGCGGCTGCAGCACATCCCATCACCGGGCGAGAGCTTGCGCTGGAAAGGCCATCAGTTCTTGATCATGGCCATGGACGGCCCTCGCATTGAACGGGTGGAGATCACCCGTCGGGCCATCGAACCTGAATCAGACGACACCTGA
- a CDS encoding FKBP-type peptidyl-prolyl cis-trans isomerase, translating into MANEVGINVLRSSKGARVRAGDVLGVLYSGSLLDGDGAPFDANYDFATFSAIPARQLFTFELGGAQVIQGWDQALAGRRLGEVLDLTIPSELAYGSAGAPPSIPPNAPLRFRVELVGSIPAGESEAIYPSYSELGLSKKLFKQLKAAKPKVAERKIGTDAADLLTGGTSKDLLIGLGGDDVLQGNGQADVLIGGPGGSRYVYADLNDSPARRGRQDSILGFQSSSDSIDLSLLGDSLVYIGKRAFSQTAGEVRFAKGSLLLDHDGDGRAELEILLTGVKRFSGGSLVL; encoded by the coding sequence ATGGCGAACGAAGTTGGAATCAATGTTCTTCGCTCGTCGAAGGGAGCCAGGGTGCGTGCAGGCGATGTGCTTGGTGTGCTCTATTCGGGCTCTTTATTGGATGGAGATGGTGCGCCCTTTGACGCCAATTACGACTTCGCGACCTTTTCGGCAATTCCGGCGCGGCAGCTGTTCACGTTTGAGCTCGGTGGCGCTCAAGTGATCCAGGGTTGGGATCAGGCTCTTGCTGGTCGTCGACTCGGTGAGGTGCTTGATCTCACGATTCCATCCGAGTTGGCCTACGGCAGTGCTGGCGCTCCGCCCTCGATCCCTCCAAATGCGCCCTTGCGTTTCCGTGTTGAGCTGGTTGGCTCCATTCCGGCTGGCGAGTCTGAGGCGATCTATCCCTCCTACTCAGAGTTGGGTTTGAGCAAGAAGCTCTTCAAGCAGCTCAAGGCAGCCAAGCCCAAAGTTGCCGAGCGAAAGATTGGAACCGATGCTGCTGATCTCCTTACTGGGGGTACTTCTAAAGATCTCCTGATCGGCCTTGGCGGTGATGATGTGCTCCAGGGCAACGGCCAAGCCGATGTGTTGATTGGCGGCCCCGGTGGGAGCCGCTATGTGTATGCCGATCTGAATGATTCCCCTGCCCGCCGCGGCCGCCAGGACAGCATTTTGGGATTCCAGTCTTCCAGCGATTCGATTGATCTTTCGCTGCTCGGCGATTCTCTGGTTTACATCGGCAAGCGTGCATTTAGTCAAACAGCTGGAGAAGTGCGGTTTGCCAAAGGCTCTCTGCTGCTGGATCACGACGGTGATGGGCGGGCGGAGCTGGAGATCCTTCTGACGGGCGTGAAGCGCTTCAGTGGTGGCAGTCTTGTGCTGTAA
- a CDS encoding Occludin/ELL family protein, with amino-acid sequence MAMAGSGSLAGAAAVAAAAVAVGWQGLPVQAGPVVCTTTLEAPLAGSGPVAVTRCGPVVSTPQLVERRFYSYTSPYARGIDITHQITDILGIAMGGGDGTKVMGFGFPDQTIVWDGSALENTYQVLLEQQSNPMPWRTADVNNGFCQGLPQGRCNSQSSPTSWPQPGSRGIRGLW; translated from the coding sequence ATGGCAATGGCCGGGAGTGGATCCTTGGCAGGAGCGGCAGCTGTTGCTGCGGCTGCAGTTGCAGTGGGCTGGCAAGGGCTGCCCGTCCAGGCGGGCCCGGTGGTGTGCACCACCACCTTGGAAGCTCCACTGGCCGGCTCTGGCCCTGTGGCGGTCACGCGCTGCGGTCCGGTGGTGTCCACGCCGCAGCTGGTAGAGCGCCGCTTCTACAGCTACACCTCGCCCTACGCCCGCGGCATCGATATCACCCATCAGATCACCGACATCCTTGGCATCGCCATGGGCGGCGGCGATGGCACCAAAGTGATGGGATTCGGCTTCCCCGATCAGACGATCGTGTGGGATGGCTCCGCCCTTGAAAACACGTATCAGGTGCTGCTCGAGCAGCAGAGCAATCCGATGCCCTGGCGCACGGCCGATGTGAACAACGGTTTCTGCCAGGGCTTGCCCCAGGGCCGTTGCAACAGCCAGAGCTCGCCCACCAGTTGGCCGCAACCGGGTTCACGCGGGATCCGCGGCCTGTGGTAG
- the pyrE gene encoding orotate phosphoribosyltransferase: protein MTQLLTLPQASADQRQLLLRLLAERAYRHGSFTLASGRTSNHYVNCKPVSLSGQGLALLSAQMLELVEPDAVAVAGLTLGADPLVSGVAVAAALSGRALDALIVRKEAKGHGTGAWLEGPLPEPGSCITVLEDVVTTGGSSLKAVNQLREAGYTVKRVVTIVDRQEGGLEAMTAAGLELQSLFLLEEVAAVSAAARS, encoded by the coding sequence ATGACCCAGCTGCTAACCCTCCCCCAGGCCAGCGCTGATCAACGCCAGCTGCTGCTGCGGCTGTTGGCAGAGCGGGCCTACCGGCACGGCAGCTTCACCCTCGCCTCGGGCCGCACCAGCAACCACTACGTGAACTGCAAACCAGTGAGCCTGAGCGGCCAGGGCCTGGCGCTGCTCTCGGCTCAGATGCTGGAGCTGGTGGAGCCAGACGCCGTAGCCGTAGCCGGCCTCACCCTTGGCGCCGACCCCCTGGTGAGCGGCGTGGCGGTGGCCGCCGCCCTGAGCGGCCGTGCCCTCGATGCGCTGATCGTGCGCAAAGAGGCCAAGGGCCATGGCACCGGCGCCTGGCTGGAGGGCCCATTACCGGAGCCCGGCAGCTGCATCACCGTGCTGGAAGACGTGGTGACCACCGGCGGCTCTTCGCTCAAGGCCGTGAACCAGCTGCGGGAAGCGGGCTACACGGTGAAGCGGGTGGTGACGATCGTGGATCGGCAGGAAGGGGGCCTCGAGGCGATGACCGCCGCGGGCCTGGAGCTGCAAAGTTTGTTCCTGCTGGAAGAGGTGGCCGCCGTCTCTGCCGCGGCCCGCTCATGA
- a CDS encoding folate-binding protein YgfZ, with translation MSSAASARWSTPIHRMRLEGADARRFLHGQSSQAIELAASGACLPTCLISPTGRMRALALVRVDDSGTDLLVLAGDGPAVHQALDRVLFPADRVKLGAVEAATLVRWMGAAAPDGSHANLMAPGVNLGAGANQPAWLQTHGEALPAWLEALPEFDPEAAERQRIRQGFPAAPGELNDSTNPFELGLAPWVSLNKGCYVGQETLAKLATYDGVKQQLRYWRCSHTGAITPGTTLTAAGGERAGVITSALVGPEGLEGLALVRRGALEQAQLLTSSGDGQGSTAITLEISVPAGFVAPPVGAGGQS, from the coding sequence ATGAGCAGCGCAGCCTCAGCCCGCTGGAGCACCCCCATCCACCGCATGCGGCTGGAGGGGGCCGATGCGCGCCGCTTTCTGCACGGCCAGAGCAGCCAGGCGATTGAGCTGGCCGCAAGCGGTGCCTGCCTGCCCACCTGTTTGATCAGCCCCACCGGCCGCATGCGCGCCCTGGCACTGGTGCGCGTCGACGACAGCGGCACCGATCTGCTGGTGCTGGCCGGCGATGGCCCGGCGGTACATCAGGCCCTTGATCGGGTGCTCTTCCCGGCAGACCGCGTCAAGCTTGGTGCGGTGGAAGCCGCCACGCTGGTGCGATGGATGGGGGCTGCAGCGCCAGACGGCAGCCACGCCAACCTGATGGCACCGGGGGTCAACCTTGGCGCCGGCGCCAACCAACCCGCCTGGCTGCAAACCCACGGCGAGGCTCTCCCTGCCTGGCTGGAGGCACTGCCGGAATTCGATCCTGAGGCCGCTGAACGCCAGCGCATCCGCCAGGGTTTCCCGGCTGCACCAGGCGAACTCAACGACAGCACCAACCCATTCGAGCTGGGACTGGCGCCGTGGGTGAGCCTCAACAAAGGCTGCTATGTAGGCCAGGAAACCCTGGCCAAACTCGCCACCTACGACGGTGTGAAACAGCAGTTGCGCTACTGGCGCTGCAGCCACACCGGCGCCATCACCCCCGGAACCACCCTCACCGCAGCGGGAGGCGAGCGGGCCGGCGTGATCACATCAGCGTTGGTGGGGCCTGAGGGCCTGGAGGGGCTGGCCTTGGTGCGGCGCGGCGCCCTGGAACAAGCTCAGCTGCTCACCAGCAGCGGCGATGGGCAGGGCTCCACAGCGATCACCCTTGAGATCAGCGTCCCGGCCGGGTTTGTGGCACCACCGGTGGGCGCCGGCGGTCAGAGCTGA